The Longimicrobiaceae bacterium genome contains a region encoding:
- a CDS encoding lanthionine synthetase LanC family protein, producing MSEQSTAPQPPDDGLFLRAAQEIGARMVASAEWGQEEGCTWTIMAPDREQPMLRLAVPATAGAALYEGTAGMGLFLAELYGQAGGADVARAAEGGIRYSLAKGDELPANAFGLHAGRVGVALAATRAAELLGVPELRDRAEALLEPLVGHEAEDAGIDVIGGAAGAIPALLRMAMAGTVDRELAMGLARRLGDNLIAQADKEPEGWSWGTMRSSSARNLCGYAHGAAGPAHAFLELFDATGEGRFLHAAEQAFLYERAFLSPELGNWPDFRHAELGEFLQAGRLDELRELMAEAGFPAYQLRYMSAWCHGAPGIGLTRLRAYQLTGDPVYLAEARAAIGATLPTLADMKYNYSLCHGKGGNSDTLLVAAELLGEPELRRPAEEAGRQGWEAFPAKGQPWPCGTLGGVSDPGLLLGEAGIGHFYLRLHSRDVPSILLVTPEGEPRRPKPDAEYEEARRETVERNFGQTLRLFAALGEDADVELPPRREDRGPERSVAVEAYEALVRRTEDGNERLQDAFRLDRSRFELARSITDWTAELLDALARAPDDEVPWSEVTLSLSPRARVVHTQGDWDAWLADEQRGPEPEGDDVFFLLVAQGSKVATRRLSPFAAIVLDAVQAPATLDEVVGRVADVVSGPQAPDRAWLEQKVLEQLRQAYRAGFVDYEPSMASAAT from the coding sequence GTGAGCGAACAGAGCACAGCCCCGCAGCCGCCCGACGACGGGCTCTTCCTCCGCGCGGCGCAGGAGATCGGCGCCCGCATGGTGGCCAGCGCGGAGTGGGGCCAGGAGGAGGGCTGCACCTGGACCATCATGGCGCCGGACCGCGAGCAGCCCATGCTGCGCCTGGCCGTCCCCGCCACCGCCGGGGCCGCGCTGTACGAGGGCACGGCGGGCATGGGCCTCTTCCTGGCCGAGCTGTACGGCCAGGCGGGCGGCGCCGACGTGGCCCGCGCCGCCGAGGGCGGCATCCGCTACTCGCTGGCGAAGGGCGACGAGCTGCCGGCGAACGCGTTCGGGCTGCACGCCGGCCGCGTGGGCGTTGCGCTGGCCGCCACCCGCGCCGCGGAGCTGCTGGGCGTGCCCGAGCTGCGCGACCGCGCCGAGGCGCTGCTGGAGCCGCTGGTGGGGCACGAGGCGGAGGATGCGGGCATCGACGTGATCGGCGGCGCGGCGGGGGCCATCCCCGCGCTGCTGCGGATGGCGATGGCAGGGACGGTGGACCGGGAGCTGGCCATGGGCCTGGCGCGGCGGCTGGGCGACAACCTGATCGCGCAGGCCGACAAGGAGCCCGAGGGCTGGTCGTGGGGCACCATGCGCTCGTCTTCGGCGCGCAACCTGTGCGGATACGCGCACGGGGCGGCGGGCCCGGCGCACGCCTTCCTGGAGCTGTTCGACGCCACGGGCGAGGGGCGCTTCCTGCACGCAGCCGAGCAGGCGTTCCTGTACGAGCGCGCCTTCCTGTCGCCGGAGCTGGGCAACTGGCCGGACTTCCGCCACGCCGAGCTGGGCGAGTTCCTCCAGGCCGGACGCCTGGACGAGCTTCGCGAGCTGATGGCCGAGGCGGGCTTCCCCGCCTACCAGCTGCGCTACATGAGCGCCTGGTGCCACGGCGCGCCCGGCATCGGGCTCACGCGGCTGCGGGCGTACCAGCTCACGGGCGACCCGGTGTACCTGGCCGAGGCACGCGCGGCCATCGGCGCCACGCTGCCCACGCTGGCGGACATGAAGTACAACTACTCGCTCTGCCATGGGAAGGGCGGCAACTCCGATACGCTGCTCGTGGCCGCCGAACTGCTGGGCGAGCCCGAGCTGCGCCGCCCGGCCGAAGAGGCGGGGCGCCAGGGGTGGGAGGCCTTCCCCGCCAAGGGCCAGCCCTGGCCGTGCGGCACGCTGGGAGGCGTGAGCGACCCCGGCCTGCTGCTGGGCGAGGCGGGCATCGGCCACTTCTACCTGCGCCTGCACTCGCGCGACGTTCCCTCCATCCTCCTCGTCACGCCCGAAGGCGAGCCGCGGCGGCCGAAGCCGGACGCGGAGTACGAGGAGGCACGGCGCGAGACGGTGGAGCGCAACTTCGGGCAGACGCTGCGCCTGTTCGCGGCCCTGGGCGAGGACGCGGACGTCGAGCTGCCGCCGCGCCGCGAGGACCGGGGGCCGGAGCGCTCCGTGGCGGTGGAGGCGTACGAGGCGCTGGTGCGGCGCACGGAAGATGGGAACGAGCGGCTGCAGGACGCCTTCCGCCTGGACCGCAGCCGCTTCGAGCTGGCGCGCTCCATCACCGACTGGACGGCGGAGCTGCTGGACGCCCTGGCCCGCGCCCCGGACGACGAGGTGCCGTGGAGCGAGGTCACGCTCTCGCTCTCCCCGCGCGCGCGCGTCGTGCACACGCAGGGCGACTGGGACGCGTGGCTGGCGGACGAGCAGCGCGGGCCGGAGCCGGAGGGCGACGACGTGTTCTTCCTGTTGGTGGCGCAGGGCAGCAAGGTCGCCACCCGGCGACTCAGCCCGTTCGCCGCGATCGTGCTGGACGCGGTGCAGGCGCCGGCCACGCTCGACGAGGTGGTGGGCCGCGTGGCCGACGTGGTCTCGGGCCCGCAGGCGCCGGACCGCGCGTGGCTGGAGCAGAAGGTGCTGGAGCAGCTCCGCCAGGCGTACCGCGCCGGCTTCGTGGACTACGAGCCGTCCATGGCCTCCGCCGCGACATAG
- a CDS encoding thiopeptide-type bacteriocin biosynthesis protein, whose protein sequence is MPRQSDERAWLSEYLYFAGPIYDGACDRVILDVVEPFVRRCQERGWIDAWFFIRYSEHGSHVRLRLHGAPDVLEREVAPALRAHAASLYPDVGEGLPAEPVFSGEGAMTHVANVAYEPETDRYGGPHAIGLAEEFFERSSDAAMALLHKTKPGERSSRLGKGLLAMVITVHVFSGTRKAGAEFGRSYGTNYLRTLVPDEEARSAWLGAFDSGFEAQAANLTRYVDDVWERLDEGDPLSDTLDRYHDDLLEIRDRLRTLAEAGQVSRGETALTWEQAVQMIVPSYVHMMSNRLGVNIQEESYLAYLISRALGQAPHAAAAGAAEETGA, encoded by the coding sequence ATGCCGCGGCAGTCTGACGAGCGCGCCTGGCTGAGCGAGTACCTGTACTTCGCGGGCCCCATCTACGACGGCGCGTGCGACCGCGTGATCCTGGACGTGGTGGAGCCGTTCGTCCGCCGGTGCCAGGAGCGCGGCTGGATCGACGCCTGGTTCTTCATCCGCTACAGCGAGCACGGCTCGCACGTGCGCCTGCGCCTGCACGGCGCGCCGGACGTGCTGGAGCGCGAGGTGGCGCCTGCCCTGCGCGCGCACGCCGCCTCCCTGTACCCGGACGTGGGCGAGGGCCTGCCCGCCGAGCCGGTGTTCAGCGGCGAGGGCGCGATGACGCACGTGGCGAACGTGGCGTACGAGCCGGAGACCGACCGCTACGGCGGGCCGCACGCCATCGGGCTCGCCGAGGAGTTCTTCGAGCGCTCCAGCGACGCGGCCATGGCGCTGCTGCACAAGACCAAGCCGGGCGAGCGCTCGTCGCGCCTGGGCAAGGGCCTGCTGGCCATGGTGATCACCGTGCACGTCTTCTCCGGCACGCGCAAGGCGGGCGCGGAGTTCGGGCGGTCGTACGGCACCAACTACCTGCGCACCCTGGTGCCCGACGAGGAGGCGCGCTCGGCCTGGCTGGGTGCCTTCGACAGCGGGTTCGAGGCGCAGGCGGCCAACCTCACGCGCTACGTGGACGACGTGTGGGAGCGCCTGGACGAGGGCGACCCGCTCTCGGACACCCTGGACCGCTACCACGACGACCTGCTGGAGATCCGCGACCGGCTGCGCACGCTGGCCGAGGCCGGACAGGTGAGCCGCGGCGAGACCGCGCTCACCTGGGAGCAGGCGGTGCAGATGATCGTGCCCAGCTACGTGCACATGATGAGCAACCGCCTGGGCGTGAACATCCAGGAGGAGTCGTACCTGGCGTACCTGATCTCCCGCGCGCTGGGCCAGGCGCCCCACGCGGCCGCCGCCGGCGCGGCGGAGGAGACCGGCGCGTAG
- a CDS encoding lantibiotic dehydratase, whose translation MEPWQDDVPGREADRLVSRFVCRVGGAPTDGVEALRAHRTMELLGGLAAQDAELAEGRERISALLFPAIGAAADRPARNLLLRLKRDLYNLRPLPAQPLDAACALLPAADAAEARAFNAALERRDAALAELERAYGEETAELRGRFRELLRNEDFRKGLLVSSRSLYGSLQRYAAGGGSLSGKEEKTERGMLRYFTRTAMKATPFSTFCAVIPGTFVPAGDADAGGELMRLEGDVGAKRSFARINKVLYGVLLDHLKLRPAVRSALVVEPNPTLRTEAGRLVFLTSVENREVFQRVPPNEVLELILGIFREGDRPTLGALVAALTGDPQIDATTEEAEAYLGKLIEIGFLRFHTGIREQDADWDIPFRALLDAMDDDHARQASALLATVRERTEAYATAPVDERAALIEEVHAQVAAALEAMEVKGKIRKDMPFYEDATADASAQVPLTPGVLRAVDTFVEWARSTSRLAWPRAEQATMRHFFDTYYAEKGARAVPLLQFYEEFYREHFKSHVEKEHKLRAGVSLEEVKGYDVGNPFKLDFIKTQQKARARLAEAIQAKWREAQDAEEVSISLAEVDEALTGVEPQRAVCRSVSSFTSIVPGPGGEAAILLQGGSYTAGYGKYFSRFLYMLPDEVVEQVRAENEGLTGELLAEICGDAQFNANLHPPLLRWEISYPTGESGAADEQLRSSALVVEPDPDDAFALCLRHAPTGKRVVPVDLGFLNPRMRPPLYQLLSRFTPPVTFGPSLPESPTSKPRSEAPDETVAAVIGAGSPPEAASPDSPDAPSAGAPEAAVSAADAAEVVASPEVDSVDEQAGSVDEQAASADGDVPAAERPEDANSAEDAKPAVDADAAASPDGPASPDAESADEKPAEPPVISYRPRITVEGRVVLARRRWQVPKELFPQRAADETASAFFIRANRWRMENGLPESSYLRIIPLPDPSQRKPGDAAEADAGQDAAMNAGMDAVPAPEENAEAEEKAPAAEAEAPAEAAAEGEGEAGSEEKDGEKKPEKPKTAGSRDLHKPQFMDFANPLLVGLLGKMAANLKHYNVVFEERLPDRDALSRLDGKAYATEMVMQVNFPEGTEMDPAQALSGEEEHAAAV comes from the coding sequence ATGGAGCCGTGGCAGGATGACGTACCCGGGCGCGAGGCCGACCGCCTCGTAAGCCGTTTCGTCTGCCGCGTGGGCGGCGCGCCCACCGACGGCGTGGAGGCGCTGCGCGCGCACCGCACCATGGAGCTGCTGGGCGGCCTGGCGGCGCAGGACGCGGAGCTGGCCGAGGGCCGCGAGCGCATCTCCGCCCTGCTCTTCCCCGCCATCGGCGCCGCGGCGGACCGGCCCGCGCGCAACCTGCTCCTTCGCCTCAAGCGCGACCTCTACAATCTTCGCCCGCTGCCCGCCCAGCCGCTCGACGCCGCCTGCGCGCTGCTGCCCGCGGCCGACGCAGCCGAGGCGCGCGCCTTCAACGCCGCCCTGGAGCGCCGCGACGCCGCGCTGGCGGAGTTGGAGCGCGCGTACGGCGAGGAGACGGCCGAGCTGCGCGGGCGCTTCCGCGAGCTGCTGCGCAACGAGGACTTCCGGAAGGGGCTGCTGGTGAGCAGCCGCTCGCTGTACGGGTCGCTCCAGCGGTACGCGGCGGGCGGCGGCTCGCTGAGCGGCAAGGAGGAGAAGACGGAGCGCGGGATGCTGCGCTACTTCACGCGCACGGCCATGAAGGCCACGCCGTTCTCCACGTTCTGCGCCGTGATCCCCGGCACCTTCGTGCCCGCGGGCGACGCGGACGCCGGCGGCGAGCTGATGCGGCTGGAAGGCGACGTGGGCGCCAAGCGCAGCTTCGCCCGCATCAACAAGGTGCTGTACGGCGTGCTGCTGGACCACCTGAAGCTGCGGCCCGCGGTGCGCAGCGCGCTGGTGGTGGAGCCCAACCCCACGCTGCGCACCGAGGCCGGCCGCCTGGTCTTCCTCACCTCGGTGGAGAACCGCGAGGTGTTCCAGCGCGTGCCGCCCAACGAGGTGCTGGAGCTGATCCTGGGCATCTTCCGCGAGGGCGACCGGCCCACGCTGGGCGCGCTGGTGGCGGCGCTCACGGGCGACCCGCAGATCGACGCGACCACCGAGGAGGCCGAGGCGTACCTGGGCAAGCTGATCGAGATCGGCTTTCTGCGCTTCCACACCGGCATCCGCGAGCAGGACGCCGACTGGGACATCCCCTTCCGCGCGCTGCTGGACGCGATGGACGACGACCACGCGCGGCAGGCCTCCGCGCTGCTCGCCACGGTTCGCGAGCGGACGGAGGCGTACGCGACGGCGCCGGTGGACGAGCGCGCGGCGCTGATCGAGGAGGTGCACGCGCAGGTGGCCGCCGCGCTCGAGGCGATGGAGGTCAAGGGCAAGATCCGCAAGGACATGCCGTTCTACGAGGACGCCACCGCCGACGCGAGCGCGCAGGTGCCGCTCACCCCCGGCGTGCTGCGCGCGGTGGACACCTTCGTGGAGTGGGCGCGATCGACGTCGCGCCTGGCGTGGCCGCGCGCGGAGCAGGCGACCATGCGGCACTTCTTCGACACGTACTATGCCGAGAAGGGCGCCCGCGCGGTGCCGCTGCTCCAGTTCTACGAGGAGTTCTACCGCGAGCACTTCAAGTCGCACGTGGAGAAGGAGCACAAGCTGCGCGCCGGCGTGAGCCTGGAGGAGGTGAAGGGCTACGACGTGGGCAACCCGTTCAAGCTCGACTTCATCAAGACGCAGCAGAAGGCGCGCGCCCGCCTCGCCGAGGCCATCCAGGCCAAGTGGCGCGAGGCGCAGGACGCCGAGGAGGTCAGCATCTCCCTGGCCGAGGTCGACGAGGCGCTGACGGGCGTGGAGCCGCAGCGCGCGGTGTGCCGCTCGGTCAGTTCGTTCACGTCCATCGTGCCCGGCCCGGGCGGCGAGGCGGCCATCCTGCTGCAGGGCGGCAGCTACACGGCGGGCTACGGCAAGTACTTCTCGCGCTTCCTGTACATGCTGCCCGACGAGGTGGTGGAGCAGGTGCGGGCGGAGAACGAGGGCCTCACCGGCGAGCTGCTGGCCGAGATCTGCGGCGACGCGCAGTTCAACGCCAACCTGCACCCGCCGCTGCTGCGCTGGGAGATCAGCTACCCCACCGGCGAGAGCGGCGCGGCCGACGAGCAGCTGCGCAGCTCCGCGCTGGTCGTGGAGCCGGACCCGGACGACGCGTTCGCGCTCTGCCTGCGCCACGCGCCCACGGGCAAGCGCGTCGTCCCGGTCGACCTGGGCTTCCTGAACCCGCGCATGCGCCCGCCGCTGTACCAGCTCCTGTCGCGTTTCACCCCGCCGGTCACCTTCGGCCCCAGCCTGCCCGAGTCGCCCACCTCCAAGCCGCGCTCCGAGGCGCCCGACGAGACGGTGGCCGCGGTGATCGGCGCCGGTTCGCCGCCCGAGGCCGCATCTCCCGACTCGCCCGACGCCCCGTCGGCCGGCGCGCCGGAAGCAGCGGTATCGGCCGCGGATGCTGCGGAGGTTGTCGCATCCCCCGAGGTGGATTCGGTAGATGAACAGGCGGGCTCGGTAGATGAACAGGCTGCATCGGCGGATGGCGATGTGCCGGCGGCGGAGAGGCCGGAAGATGCGAATTCCGCGGAAGATGCGAAGCCTGCTGTGGATGCCGACGCTGCCGCATCTCCCGACGGTCCCGCATCTCCCGATGCCGAATCGGCCGACGAGAAGCCGGCGGAGCCTCCGGTGATCTCGTACCGGCCGCGCATCACGGTGGAGGGGCGGGTGGTGCTGGCGCGGCGGCGGTGGCAGGTGCCCAAGGAGCTGTTCCCGCAGCGCGCGGCGGACGAGACGGCGAGCGCCTTCTTCATCCGCGCGAACCGCTGGCGCATGGAGAACGGCCTGCCGGAGAGCAGCTACCTGCGCATCATCCCCCTGCCCGACCCGTCGCAGCGCAAGCCCGGCGACGCGGCCGAGGCCGACGCCGGCCAGGACGCGGCGATGAACGCCGGCATGGACGCGGTGCCGGCGCCCGAGGAGAACGCCGAGGCGGAGGAGAAGGCCCCTGCGGCCGAGGCCGAGGCGCCCGCCGAAGCCGCGGCCGAGGGCGAGGGCGAGGCCGGTTCGGAGGAGAAGGACGGCGAGAAGAAGCCCGAGAAGCCGAAGACCGCGGGCTCGCGCGACCTGCACAAGCCGCAGTTCATGGACTTCGCCAACCCGCTGCTGGTGGGGCTGCTGGGGAAGATGGCGGCCAACCTGAAGCACTACAACGTGGTGTTCGAGGAGCGCCTGCCGGACCGCGACGCGCTGTCGCGCCTGGACGGCAAGGCATACGCGACCGAGATGGTGATGCAGGTCAACTTCCCCGAGGGCACGGAGATGGACCCCGCCCAGGCGCTTTCCGGCGAGGAGGAGCATGCCGCGGCAGTCTGA
- a CDS encoding amidase yields the protein MPEHDPSDDVPTTPHPGERAIARRDFLHRGALAGVGGVLAASGLAQSSASASPVPPSSSGVASPGSGEDVPPFELEEATVAQLQEAMRSGRMTSHSITAAYLARIEAMDRRGPALRAVIQTNPDALSIARQMDEERRAKGPRGPLHGIPVLLKDNVDTGDKLLTGAGSLALADMPAPRDAFIAQRLRAAGAVILGKANLSEWANFRSTRAASGWSGRGGQCRNPYALDRSPSGSSSGSAAAAAANFAAVTVGTETDGSIVSPSSACSVVGLKPTLGLVSRAGIAPISHTQDTAGPITRTVADAAALLSALAGVDPRDPATSAAEGHVEADYTKFLDANGLRGARIGVARAKVTGYHAQTDSLFDAAVDAIRRAGAEIVDPADIPHLGEYDDAEFTVLLYDFKDDLNRYLAERGPTSKVKTLADVMEFNRTHAAAEMPYFGQEIMQMAQAKGPLTDKDYVDALEKCRRLSRTEGIDAVMAAHRLDAIIAPTSNPPNVTDLSLGDHYLGSSSTPAAVAGYPTITVPAGYTHGLPVGLSFIGRAWSEPTLIRLAYAYEQATKMRRPPRFLPTMEMPVP from the coding sequence ATGCCCGAGCACGACCCGTCCGACGACGTCCCCACCACGCCCCACCCCGGCGAGCGCGCCATCGCCCGCCGCGACTTCCTGCACCGCGGCGCCCTTGCCGGCGTGGGCGGCGTCCTCGCGGCCAGCGGCCTCGCCCAGTCGTCCGCGTCCGCATCTCCCGTCCCGCCTTCGTCGTCCGGCGTCGCATCCCCCGGCTCCGGCGAAGACGTGCCGCCGTTCGAGCTGGAGGAGGCGACGGTGGCGCAGCTCCAGGAGGCGATGCGCTCCGGACGGATGACGTCGCACTCCATCACCGCCGCGTACCTGGCGCGCATCGAGGCGATGGACCGCCGGGGCCCCGCGCTGCGTGCCGTGATCCAGACCAACCCGGACGCGCTCTCCATCGCCCGGCAGATGGACGAGGAGCGGCGCGCCAAGGGGCCGCGCGGGCCGCTGCACGGCATCCCCGTGCTGCTCAAGGACAACGTGGACACGGGTGACAAGCTGCTGACCGGCGCCGGTTCCCTCGCCCTGGCGGACATGCCCGCGCCGCGCGACGCCTTCATCGCGCAGCGGCTGCGGGCGGCGGGGGCGGTGATCCTGGGCAAGGCCAACCTGAGCGAGTGGGCCAACTTCCGCAGCACGCGCGCGGCCAGCGGGTGGAGCGGGCGCGGCGGTCAGTGCCGCAACCCTTACGCGCTGGACCGCAGCCCGTCGGGCTCCAGCTCCGGCAGCGCGGCGGCGGCGGCGGCCAACTTCGCGGCGGTCACGGTGGGCACGGAGACGGACGGCTCCATCGTCTCGCCCTCGTCCGCCTGCTCGGTGGTGGGGCTCAAGCCCACGCTGGGGCTGGTGAGCCGCGCCGGCATCGCGCCCATCTCGCACACGCAGGACACGGCGGGGCCCATCACGCGCACCGTGGCCGACGCGGCGGCGCTGCTCTCCGCGCTCGCCGGGGTGGACCCTCGCGACCCGGCGACGTCGGCAGCCGAAGGGCATGTCGAGGCGGACTACACGAAGTTCCTGGACGCCAACGGGCTGCGCGGCGCGCGCATCGGCGTGGCGCGGGCCAAGGTCACCGGCTACCACGCGCAGACGGACAGCCTGTTCGACGCCGCGGTCGATGCCATCCGCCGCGCCGGCGCCGAGATCGTGGACCCGGCCGACATCCCCCACCTGGGCGAGTACGACGACGCGGAGTTCACCGTCCTCCTCTACGACTTCAAGGACGACCTGAACCGCTACCTCGCCGAACGCGGACCGACCTCGAAGGTGAAGACGCTGGCGGACGTGATGGAGTTCAACCGCACGCACGCCGCGGCCGAGATGCCGTACTTCGGGCAGGAGATCATGCAGATGGCGCAGGCCAAGGGCCCGCTGACCGACAAGGACTACGTGGACGCGCTGGAGAAGTGCCGCCGCCTGTCGCGCACCGAGGGCATCGACGCGGTGATGGCGGCGCACCGGCTGGACGCCATCATCGCACCCACCAGCAACCCGCCCAACGTGACCGACCTGTCGCTGGGCGACCACTACCTGGGCAGCAGCAGCACGCCCGCGGCGGTGGCGGGCTACCCCACCATCACGGTGCCCGCCGGGTACACGCACGGGCTGCCGGTGGGCCTGTCGTTCATCGGCCGCGCGTGGAGCGAGCCCACGCTCATCCGCCTGGCGTACGCGTACGAGCAGGCCACGAAGATGCGCCGCCCGCCGCGCTTCTTGCCCACCATGGAGATGCCGGTGCCCTGA
- a CDS encoding protein kinase, whose product MSGLEGLLEGHVLVKRYRIEEVIGRGGFAAVYRATDLRLDRPVAVKVITIAAHDPSTREQLRERLQREARSAASLPQHPNVVSVTDFGTDPELGLDFLVMELLRGEDLATHLARVGRPPLSESLRILREAAEGVAVGHRAGLVHRDVKPGNIFLAEPHGDEAFRVCVVDFGIARVEAEEDHITRQTRGGAPLSPAYASPEQLRGETNLTPASDVYSLGLVGYQLLTGEKPFGGERHAEQDAAAALRPVREMNPNVPEEVDAVLRRALDDSPQARYPDAGAFADALEAAAGRGAAADPDEVTAIIPASVVAAAAAAALAADEDEDDDRTLLHAPEAEPAYAAAAAAPAAVAAAAVPHARTHKPLTTTPVHHPKPAKRGGFPIMPVGAVLLLLVAVAAYAMIHRGNEDTAAKPGDGARDTAAAVVPAPRDTAMAVPVSGGAPMPVDTPIPSDGPGDAAVGAPSVGAPSRPSAPPSASTPTQPAPFPSVPASSAPQPPRPAPQPRPSQPANPQPSAPAPTQPQPQPTPPAPTPQVPPPSIPIPTPLPPNPAGPVDTIILRPPPSAPPPSAPPPSIPPPADTASGA is encoded by the coding sequence ATGTCCGGACTAGAAGGGCTGCTCGAAGGCCACGTCCTGGTGAAGCGCTACCGGATCGAGGAAGTCATCGGCCGGGGGGGCTTCGCCGCCGTGTACCGCGCCACCGACCTGCGCCTGGACCGGCCCGTCGCGGTCAAGGTCATCACCATCGCCGCGCACGACCCGTCCACGCGCGAGCAGCTGCGCGAGCGGCTCCAGCGCGAGGCGCGCTCGGCCGCCAGCCTGCCGCAGCACCCCAACGTGGTGAGCGTCACCGACTTCGGCACCGACCCGGAGCTGGGGCTGGACTTCCTGGTCATGGAGCTGCTGCGCGGCGAGGACCTGGCCACGCACCTGGCGCGCGTGGGCCGCCCCCCGCTGTCCGAGTCGCTGCGCATTCTCCGCGAGGCGGCGGAGGGCGTGGCGGTGGGCCACCGCGCCGGGCTGGTGCACCGCGACGTGAAGCCGGGCAACATCTTCCTCGCCGAGCCGCACGGCGATGAGGCGTTCCGCGTGTGCGTAGTGGACTTCGGCATCGCGCGCGTGGAGGCCGAGGAGGACCACATCACCCGGCAGACGCGCGGCGGGGCGCCGCTGTCGCCCGCGTACGCGTCGCCGGAGCAGCTGCGCGGCGAGACGAACCTGACGCCCGCGTCGGACGTGTACAGCCTGGGCCTGGTGGGCTACCAGCTGCTCACGGGCGAGAAGCCGTTCGGCGGCGAGCGGCACGCGGAGCAGGACGCCGCCGCCGCGCTGCGCCCGGTCCGGGAGATGAACCCCAACGTGCCGGAAGAGGTGGACGCCGTCCTGCGCCGCGCCCTGGACGACTCGCCCCAGGCGCGCTACCCGGACGCGGGCGCCTTCGCCGACGCGCTGGAGGCCGCCGCCGGCCGCGGCGCCGCCGCCGACCCGGACGAGGTCACGGCCATCATCCCGGCCTCGGTCGTCGCGGCCGCAGCCGCGGCGGCCCTGGCGGCGGACGAGGACGAGGACGACGACCGCACGCTGCTCCACGCGCCCGAGGCGGAGCCCGCGTACGCTGCTGCTGCGGCAGCCCCCGCGGCCGTAGCGGCGGCGGCCGTTCCGCACGCGCGGACGCACAAGCCGCTCACCACCACGCCGGTGCACCACCCGAAGCCCGCGAAACGCGGCGGATTTCCCATCATGCCCGTCGGCGCCGTGCTGCTCCTGCTCGTCGCGGTCGCCGCGTACGCCATGATCCACCGCGGCAACGAAGACACCGCCGCGAAGCCGGGAGATGGAGCGCGCGACACTGCCGCCGCCGTCGTTCCTGCTCCGCGCGACACGGCCATGGCCGTGCCGGTGAGCGGCGGCGCTCCCATGCCGGTGGACACGCCCATCCCGTCCGACGGGCCGGGCGACGCCGCGGTTGGCGCTCCGTCTGTCGGGGCGCCGTCGCGTCCATCCGCGCCGCCGTCCGCATCCACACCCACGCAACCGGCCCCGTTCCCGTCCGTGCCCGCGAGCTCCGCGCCGCAGCCCCCGCGCCCGGCCCCGCAGCCGCGCCCGAGCCAGCCCGCGAACCCACAGCCCAGCGCACCGGCACCCACTCAGCCGCAGCCGCAGCCAACTCCGCCGGCTCCCACGCCGCAGGTGCCGCCGCCGAGCATACCCATCCCCACGCCGCTGCCGCCCAACCCGGCGGGGCCGGTGGACACCATCATCCTGCGGCCCCCGCCGTCCGCCCCGCCGCCGTCCGCGCCACCCCCGAGCATCCCGCCGCCGGCGGACACGGCATCGGGAGCGTAG